In a single window of the Streptacidiphilus sp. P02-A3a genome:
- a CDS encoding YihY/virulence factor BrkB family protein, with translation MDWLTRLPLIGPLAARVLRSRPYRVYEHFNDVGANQLAGAVTFFGFLAMFPLLTAAMAVAVGTLSATQVQHLKDRIADQVPALSQSLDLDGLVRNAATVGLVSGLLLVVSGLGWVNTTRVSIRTVWRLPVEPGNALLRKLLDVGVLLGLGLVALVSIGASAFASALTGQVARWAGLQHSAVGHYLLPAAAFLIAVGSDTLLFAYLLVGLPRISGQRTLPVFQGAVMGAVGFELLKQLLSAYLSNVARKSTYGAFGTPIALLLWINFICRWLFYCASWTATADPEAELSRGRDRAREAWLAAGGDPTGPAEPGPATGSSPAAVALPAVARPADRARRLALAVAFGGGALARDLAGRLLARRR, from the coding sequence ATGGACTGGTTGACCCGACTGCCGCTGATCGGACCGCTCGCCGCCCGGGTGCTGCGCTCGCGCCCCTACCGGGTGTACGAGCACTTCAACGACGTGGGTGCGAACCAGCTCGCGGGCGCGGTCACCTTCTTCGGCTTCCTGGCGATGTTCCCGCTGCTCACCGCCGCGATGGCGGTCGCCGTCGGCACCCTGAGCGCCACCCAGGTGCAGCACCTGAAGGATCGGATCGCGGACCAGGTGCCCGCCCTGTCCCAGTCGCTCGACCTGGACGGGCTGGTGCGCAACGCCGCGACGGTCGGCCTGGTCAGCGGCCTGCTGCTGGTGGTGTCCGGGCTCGGCTGGGTGAACACCACCCGGGTGTCGATCCGCACGGTGTGGCGGCTGCCGGTCGAACCGGGCAACGCGTTGCTGCGCAAACTGCTGGACGTCGGGGTGCTGCTGGGGCTCGGCCTGGTGGCGCTGGTGTCCATCGGCGCCTCCGCCTTCGCCAGCGCGCTGACCGGGCAGGTCGCCCGCTGGGCCGGACTCCAGCACTCGGCCGTCGGGCACTACCTGCTCCCGGCGGCGGCCTTCCTGATCGCGGTCGGCTCCGACACGCTGCTCTTCGCGTACCTGCTGGTGGGCCTGCCCCGGATCAGCGGGCAGCGGACGCTGCCGGTGTTCCAGGGCGCGGTGATGGGCGCGGTCGGCTTCGAACTGCTGAAGCAGCTGCTCTCGGCCTACCTCAGCAACGTCGCCCGGAAGAGCACCTACGGCGCCTTCGGCACCCCGATCGCGCTGCTGCTGTGGATCAACTTCATCTGCCGCTGGCTGTTCTACTGCGCCTCCTGGACGGCCACCGCCGACCCGGAGGCCGAGCTCAGCCGGGGCCGCGACCGCGCGCGCGAGGCCTGGCTCGCGGCGGGGGGCGACCCCACCGGCCCGGCCGAACCCGGCCCGGCCACCGGCTCGTCGCCCGCCGCCGTCGCGCTGCCCGCCGTCGCGCGGCCCGCCGACCGGGCCCGGCGGCTGGCTCTGGCCGTCGCCTTCGGCGGCGGCGCGCTCGCCCGCGACCTCGCCGGACGCCTGCTCGCCCGCCGCCGCTGA
- a CDS encoding HAMP domain-containing sensor histidine kinase: MRLSTRIALVTTALVPVLVLLSGLLLLGLVSRDLHAGQDAQLRQRTAAALPDARVLLRAADTGHQRQEANQQHRIISVALDVGVRLTATDGTVVISEGGQPAPDVVLPTATGNPVTLHGGGTWRALGQSVAAADGQRAGTLWLFSPASAVRTEVASVRGRIVLVALIAAPIGGLLAFGIAERAVRPLRQLQRRTSGLDPDDPATRLEHRPTRVAEVDDLARTLQSVLERYDEQAARTGEALETARAFAASASHELRTPLMSMRTNLDVLAHPGLTAPDRAEVLDDLQAEHARLLGLLTALRSLAQGDLVQADAFTRVDLAELVEAAVADVRRRAPRAAVTVSSPASLPLPGWEPGLRMLVDNLLSNALVHGTGPGRSPRLAVSLGRDGGQALLTVDDTGPGVPPDQRQAVFARFRRGPDSPGSGLGLTLVAQQVALHVGTVRITDPPSGQGARVEVRLPLAADRSATATLALRRDWLSG, translated from the coding sequence ATGAGACTGTCCACCAGGATCGCCCTGGTCACCACCGCCCTGGTACCGGTACTGGTGCTGCTGTCCGGGCTGCTGCTGCTCGGCCTGGTCAGCCGGGACCTGCACGCCGGACAGGACGCCCAGCTGCGGCAGCGCACCGCCGCCGCGCTGCCGGACGCCCGGGTGCTGCTGCGCGCCGCCGACACCGGACACCAGCGGCAGGAGGCCAACCAGCAGCACCGGATCATCTCGGTCGCGCTGGACGTCGGCGTCCGGCTGACCGCCACCGACGGGACGGTGGTGATCAGCGAGGGCGGCCAGCCCGCCCCGGACGTCGTGCTGCCGACGGCCACCGGGAACCCGGTCACCCTCCACGGCGGCGGCACCTGGCGGGCCCTCGGCCAGTCGGTCGCCGCCGCCGACGGGCAGCGGGCCGGGACGCTGTGGCTGTTCTCGCCCGCCTCCGCGGTGCGTACCGAGGTGGCCTCGGTACGCGGCCGGATCGTGCTGGTCGCGCTGATCGCCGCGCCGATCGGCGGCCTGCTCGCGTTCGGGATCGCCGAGCGCGCCGTCCGGCCGCTGCGGCAGCTCCAGCGCCGCACCAGCGGCCTGGACCCGGACGACCCGGCCACCCGGCTCGAACACCGGCCGACCCGGGTGGCCGAGGTGGACGACCTCGCGCGGACCCTGCAGTCGGTACTGGAACGCTACGACGAGCAGGCCGCCCGTACCGGCGAGGCGCTGGAGACCGCCCGGGCCTTCGCCGCCTCCGCCTCGCACGAGCTGCGCACCCCGCTGATGAGCATGCGCACCAACCTGGACGTCCTGGCCCACCCCGGCCTCACCGCGCCGGACCGCGCCGAGGTACTGGACGACCTGCAGGCCGAGCACGCCCGGCTGCTCGGACTGCTCACCGCGCTGCGCTCGCTGGCCCAGGGCGACCTGGTCCAGGCCGACGCCTTCACCCGGGTCGACCTCGCCGAACTGGTCGAGGCCGCGGTCGCCGACGTCCGGCGGCGGGCGCCGCGGGCCGCGGTCACGGTCAGCTCCCCGGCGTCGCTGCCGCTGCCCGGCTGGGAGCCGGGACTGCGCATGCTGGTGGACAACCTGCTGAGCAACGCCCTGGTCCACGGCACCGGGCCGGGCCGGTCGCCACGGCTCGCGGTCAGCCTCGGCCGGGACGGCGGCCAGGCGCTGCTCACCGTGGACGACACCGGCCCCGGGGTGCCGCCCGACCAGCGGCAGGCGGTGTTCGCCCGGTTCCGGCGCGGCCCGGACAGCCCGGGATCCGGGCTCGGGCTCACCCTGGTCGCCCAGCAGGTGGCGCTGCACGTCGGCACGGTGCGGATCACCGACCCGCCGTCCGGACAGGGCGCCCGGGTCGAGGTCCGGCTGCCGCTCGCCGCCGACCGCTCCGCCACCGCCACCCTGGCGCTGCGCCGGGACTGGCTCAGCGGCTGA
- a CDS encoding succinate dehydrogenase iron-sulfur subunit encodes MSTPTIDSPHHSAGLDAAESGKVELVTVTLRIRRFNPEEHPDAVWVDYQLTVDPKIRVLDAINTVKWEQDGTLTYRRSCAHGVCGSDAMRINGKNRLACKTLIKDVNPEKPITIEPIKGLTVLKDLVVDMDPFFQAYRDVMPFLITTGNAPTRERIQSEEDVQRFEDTTKCILCAACTTSCPVFWNDGQYFGPAAIVNAHRFIFDSRDEGGEQRLEILNDREGVWRCRTTFNCTDACPRGIEVTKAIQEVKRALVTRRF; translated from the coding sequence ATGAGCACCCCCACGATCGACTCACCGCACCACTCCGCGGGGCTCGACGCCGCCGAGTCCGGCAAGGTCGAACTGGTCACCGTCACCCTCCGGATCCGCCGGTTCAACCCGGAGGAGCACCCGGACGCGGTGTGGGTGGACTACCAGCTCACCGTCGACCCGAAGATCCGCGTCCTGGACGCGATCAACACGGTCAAGTGGGAGCAGGACGGCACGCTGACCTACCGGCGCTCCTGCGCCCACGGGGTCTGCGGCTCGGACGCCATGCGGATCAACGGCAAGAACCGGCTGGCCTGCAAGACGCTGATCAAGGACGTCAACCCGGAGAAGCCGATCACGATCGAGCCCATCAAGGGCCTCACGGTCCTGAAGGACCTGGTCGTCGACATGGACCCGTTCTTCCAGGCCTACCGCGACGTGATGCCGTTCCTGATCACCACCGGCAACGCCCCCACCCGGGAGCGGATCCAGTCGGAGGAGGACGTGCAGCGCTTCGAGGACACCACCAAGTGCATCCTCTGCGCCGCCTGCACCACCTCCTGCCCGGTGTTCTGGAACGACGGCCAGTACTTCGGCCCGGCGGCCATCGTCAACGCCCACCGCTTCATCTTCGACTCGCGCGACGAGGGCGGGGAGCAGCGGCTGGAGATCCTGAACGACCGCGAGGGCGTGTGGCGCTGCCGCACCACCTTCAACTGCACCGACGCCTGCCCGCGCGGCATCGAGGTCACCAAGGCGATCCAGGAGGTCAAGCGGGCGCTGGTCACCCGCCGCTTCTGA
- a CDS encoding succinate dehydrogenase hydrophobic membrane anchor subunit, which translates to MAIDTNIELTDAGDPSAFLIEPPRTRTKRTGRKSRTNFEMLAWLFMRLSGIVLVFLVLGHLIIQLLLDGGVSKVSFAFVAGRWASPFWQFWDLLMLWLAMLHGANGMRTVINDYAERETTRFWLKVLLVTATVFTVLLGTLVIFTFDPTIS; encoded by the coding sequence ATGGCTATCGACACCAACATCGAGCTCACCGACGCAGGCGACCCGAGCGCCTTCCTGATCGAGCCGCCGCGGACCCGCACCAAGCGGACCGGGCGCAAGTCGCGGACCAACTTCGAGATGCTGGCGTGGCTGTTCATGCGCCTGTCCGGCATCGTGCTGGTGTTCCTGGTCCTCGGCCACCTGATCATCCAGCTGCTGCTGGACGGCGGCGTGTCGAAGGTCAGCTTCGCCTTCGTCGCCGGTCGCTGGGCCTCGCCGTTCTGGCAGTTCTGGGACCTGCTGATGCTGTGGCTGGCGATGCTCCACGGCGCGAACGGCATGCGCACGGTCATCAACGACTACGCGGAGCGCGAGACGACCCGGTTCTGGTTGAAGGTCCTGCTGGTGACCGCCACGGTCTTCACCGTGCTGCTGGGCACCCTGGTCATCTTCACCTTCGACCCGACAATCAGCTGA
- the sdhC gene encoding succinate dehydrogenase, cytochrome b556 subunit, protein MPAGTLYRGREGMWSWVAHRVTGVLIFFFLFAHVLDTALVRVSPNAYNSVIATYKTWPVNLMEYGLTAAILFHALNGLRVIAVDFWAKGPKYQRQMLWSVVTLWVLLMAGAFYPILRVTLRTWFG, encoded by the coding sequence GTGCCGGCTGGAACGCTGTACCGCGGCCGGGAAGGCATGTGGTCGTGGGTGGCTCATCGAGTCACCGGTGTCCTCATCTTCTTCTTCCTGTTCGCCCACGTCCTCGACACCGCTCTTGTGCGCGTCTCCCCCAACGCCTACAACAGCGTCATCGCGACGTACAAGACCTGGCCCGTCAACCTGATGGAGTACGGCCTCACCGCCGCCATCCTGTTCCACGCGCTGAACGGCCTGCGGGTCATCGCGGTGGACTTCTGGGCCAAGGGCCCGAAGTACCAGCGGCAGATGCTGTGGTCGGTGGTGACCCTCTGGGTTCTGCTCATGGCGGGTGCGTTCTACCCGATCCTGCGCGTGACCCTCCGCACGTGGTTCGGGTGA
- the sdhA gene encoding succinate dehydrogenase flavoprotein subunit, translating into MQVHKYDTVIVGAGGAGMRAAIESTKRSRTAVLTKLYPTRSHTGAAQGGMAAALANVEEDNWEWHTFDTVKGGDYLVDQDAAEILAKEAIDAVLDLEKMGLPFNRTPEGRIDQRRFGGHTRDHGQAAVRRSCYAADRTGHMILQTLYQNCVKEGVEFFNEFYVLDLLLSEVDGQTRTSGVVAYELATGEIHVFQAKSVIFASGGNGKFFKVTSNAHTLTGDGQAAAFRRGLPLEDMEFFQFHPTGIWRMGILLTEGARGEGGILRNKHGERFMEKYAPVMKDLASRDVVSRAIYTEIREGRGCGLDGDHVYLDLTHLPPEQLDAKLPDITEFARTYLGIEPYTDPIPIQPTAHYAMGGIPTNVQGEVLKDNDTVVPGLYAAGEVACVSVHGANRLGTNSLLDINVFGRRAGIAAAEYAATADYVDLPEDPAARVVEQLERIRNGSGTERVSDIRSELQQTMDTNSMVYRTESTLKQAVADIHALQERYKHISVMDKGKRYNTDLLEAVELGNLLDLAEVTAVSGLARKESRGGHFREDYPTRDDVNFMQHTMAYREVDADGKDSIRLDYKPVVVTRYQPMERKY; encoded by the coding sequence ATGCAGGTACACAAGTACGACACCGTCATCGTCGGCGCCGGCGGCGCCGGTATGCGCGCGGCCATCGAGTCGACCAAGCGCAGCCGCACCGCCGTGCTGACCAAGCTCTACCCCACCCGGTCCCACACCGGCGCGGCCCAGGGCGGCATGGCTGCCGCCCTGGCCAACGTCGAGGAGGACAACTGGGAGTGGCACACCTTCGACACCGTCAAGGGCGGTGACTACCTGGTCGACCAGGACGCCGCCGAGATCCTGGCGAAGGAGGCCATCGACGCCGTCCTCGACCTGGAGAAGATGGGCCTCCCGTTCAACCGGACCCCCGAGGGCCGGATCGACCAGCGCCGGTTCGGCGGGCACACCCGCGACCACGGCCAGGCCGCCGTGCGCCGCTCCTGCTATGCCGCCGACCGCACCGGTCACATGATCCTCCAGACGCTGTACCAGAACTGCGTCAAGGAGGGCGTGGAGTTCTTCAACGAGTTCTACGTGCTGGACCTGCTGCTCAGCGAGGTCGACGGGCAGACCCGGACCTCCGGCGTGGTGGCCTACGAGCTGGCCACCGGCGAGATCCACGTCTTCCAGGCGAAGTCGGTGATCTTCGCCTCCGGCGGCAACGGCAAGTTCTTCAAGGTCACCTCCAACGCGCACACGCTGACCGGTGACGGCCAGGCCGCCGCGTTCCGGCGCGGCCTGCCGCTGGAGGACATGGAGTTCTTCCAGTTCCACCCGACGGGCATCTGGCGGATGGGCATCCTGCTCACCGAGGGCGCCCGCGGCGAGGGCGGCATCCTGCGCAACAAGCACGGCGAGCGCTTCATGGAGAAGTACGCCCCCGTGATGAAGGACCTCGCCTCCCGCGACGTGGTCTCCCGCGCGATCTACACCGAGATCCGCGAGGGCCGGGGCTGCGGCCTCGACGGCGACCACGTCTACCTGGACCTGACCCACCTGCCGCCGGAGCAGCTGGACGCCAAGCTCCCGGACATCACCGAGTTCGCGCGGACCTACCTCGGCATCGAGCCCTACACGGACCCGATCCCGATCCAGCCCACCGCGCACTACGCCATGGGCGGCATCCCCACCAACGTCCAGGGCGAGGTGCTGAAGGACAACGACACCGTCGTCCCCGGCCTGTACGCCGCCGGTGAGGTCGCCTGCGTGTCGGTGCACGGCGCCAACCGGCTCGGCACCAACTCGCTGCTCGACATCAACGTCTTCGGACGCCGGGCCGGCATCGCCGCCGCCGAGTACGCCGCCACCGCCGACTACGTGGACCTCCCCGAGGACCCGGCCGCGCGGGTGGTCGAGCAGCTGGAGCGGATCCGCAACGGCAGCGGCACCGAGCGGGTGTCGGACATCCGCAGCGAGTTGCAGCAGACCATGGACACCAACTCGATGGTCTACCGCACCGAGTCGACGCTCAAGCAGGCCGTGGCCGACATCCACGCGCTCCAGGAGCGGTACAAGCACATCTCGGTGATGGACAAGGGCAAGCGCTACAACACCGACCTGCTGGAGGCCGTGGAGCTGGGCAACCTGCTCGACCTGGCCGAGGTCACCGCGGTCTCCGGGCTGGCCCGCAAGGAGTCCCGCGGCGGTCACTTCCGCGAGGACTACCCGACCCGCGACGACGTCAACTTCATGCAGCACACCATGGCGTACCGCGAGGTGGACGCTGACGGCAAGGACAGCATCCGCCTGGACTACAAGCCGGTCGTGGTGACCCGCTACCAGCCGATGGAGCGTAAGTACTGA
- a CDS encoding SCO4848 family membrane protein, protein MKLSRRASWFLTAFGVWSIWIWVTFFKNLWADGEGLAFVHGDHSRPTAYFWIHATLALASLVLGVLVGWIGVRALRAARTAAVEVPEQRVPVEADRP, encoded by the coding sequence ATGAAACTGAGCCGCCGCGCCTCCTGGTTCCTGACCGCCTTCGGTGTCTGGTCGATCTGGATCTGGGTGACGTTCTTCAAGAACCTGTGGGCCGACGGCGAGGGCCTGGCCTTCGTCCACGGCGACCACTCCCGCCCCACCGCGTACTTCTGGATCCACGCCACGCTCGCGCTGGCCTCGCTGGTCCTGGGCGTGCTGGTCGGCTGGATCGGGGTGCGGGCGCTGCGCGCCGCCCGGACCGCCGCGGTCGAGGTGCCGGAGCAGCGGGTCCCGGTCGAGGCCGACCGCCCCTGA
- a CDS encoding helix-turn-helix transcriptional regulator translates to MGYAAELDPTGSVLSFYATDLRRARERIGLPQAELARLAHMSPSLLNKVEATKRLPSFELSALCDERFGTGDHFQRLWKLVVRYAYPAWFRPWVELETAASAIRSFQVQVVPGLLQTEAYARAVLAPSRPDRAVAEELLAALRERQRVLDRQPPPELWVVLDENVLRRHVGSRAVMRGQLERLVAAAESPGTVIQVVPYSVGGHAGSAGPFTAMTLDEGPDVLYVDGFRQGQILADPIDVKAALRTYDLLTAMALPPDDSVALIAATARALHG, encoded by the coding sequence GTGGGCTACGCGGCGGAGCTGGACCCGACCGGGTCGGTGCTCTCGTTCTATGCGACGGACCTGCGCCGGGCCCGGGAGCGGATCGGCCTGCCCCAGGCGGAGCTGGCCCGGCTGGCGCACATGTCGCCGTCGCTGCTGAACAAGGTCGAGGCGACCAAGCGGCTGCCCTCCTTCGAGCTGTCGGCGCTCTGCGACGAGCGCTTCGGCACCGGCGACCACTTCCAGCGGCTGTGGAAACTGGTCGTCAGATACGCCTACCCGGCCTGGTTCCGGCCCTGGGTGGAGCTGGAGACGGCGGCCAGCGCGATCCGCTCGTTCCAGGTGCAGGTGGTGCCCGGGCTGCTGCAGACCGAGGCGTACGCCCGGGCGGTGCTGGCCCCCTCCCGGCCGGACCGGGCGGTGGCGGAGGAGCTGCTGGCCGCGCTCCGGGAGCGGCAGCGGGTACTCGACCGGCAGCCGCCGCCGGAGCTGTGGGTGGTGCTGGACGAGAACGTGCTGCGCCGTCACGTCGGCTCCCGCGCGGTGATGCGGGGGCAGCTGGAGCGGCTGGTCGCCGCCGCCGAGTCGCCGGGCACGGTGATCCAGGTGGTGCCCTACTCGGTCGGCGGACACGCCGGGTCCGCCGGTCCGTTCACCGCGATGACCCTGGACGAGGGACCGGACGTGCTCTATGTGGACGGCTTCCGGCAGGGGCAGATCCTGGCCGACCCGATCGACGTGAAGGCCGCCCTGCGCACCTACGACCTGCTCACCGCGATGGCCCTGCCGCCGGACGACTCGGTGGCGCTGATCGCCGCCACCGCCCGCGCGCTGCACGGCTGA
- a CDS encoding D-alanyl-D-alanine carboxypeptidase family protein, with translation MTAVAANVGCLPAASAAPVARPPAVMSTVGGAALGRSGVQVDPLPGAPALPAGLSALSWIVSDNGTGQVLAARNAHWRLPPASTLKTLFADTVLPKLPDWLTHRVSDADLAGMGQGSSQVGVVSGQTYKVSDLWLGVFLRSGNDAVHVLAAMNGGVAATVSQMQARAVALGADDTRVVTPDGYDEPGQVSSAYDLSLFARDGLRNPDFARYCSTAAAEFPGGTGTRSRPFEIDNTDRLLSGIDGVGHYPGLIGVKNGYTTNAGNTLVVAARRGGRTILVTVMNPQSGAYNAVYTEARELLDWGFTADGRVRPVGSLNPVVAVAGTHRVTAAAKRPAATVGALTASDAGNAPGALSWSVACGAIGLAVAGGAVLLLRRRRRAG, from the coding sequence GTGACCGCCGTCGCGGCCAACGTCGGCTGCCTGCCCGCCGCCTCCGCCGCGCCGGTCGCCCGGCCCCCGGCCGTCATGTCCACCGTCGGCGGTGCGGCGCTCGGCCGCTCCGGCGTCCAGGTGGACCCGCTGCCGGGCGCCCCGGCGCTGCCCGCCGGGCTGTCGGCACTGTCCTGGATCGTCTCCGACAACGGCACCGGCCAGGTACTGGCGGCGCGGAACGCGCACTGGCGGCTGCCTCCGGCCAGCACGCTGAAGACGCTGTTCGCGGACACCGTGCTGCCGAAGCTGCCGGACTGGTTGACCCACCGGGTCAGCGACGCCGACCTGGCCGGGATGGGCCAGGGCAGCAGCCAGGTCGGGGTGGTGTCCGGGCAGACCTACAAGGTGTCGGACCTGTGGCTGGGCGTCTTCCTGCGGTCCGGCAACGACGCCGTGCACGTGCTGGCGGCGATGAACGGCGGGGTCGCGGCGACGGTGTCCCAGATGCAGGCGCGGGCGGTGGCGCTGGGCGCCGACGACACCCGGGTGGTGACCCCGGACGGCTACGACGAGCCGGGCCAGGTCTCCTCGGCGTACGACCTGAGCCTGTTCGCCAGGGACGGGCTGCGCAACCCCGACTTCGCCCGCTACTGCTCCACCGCCGCGGCGGAGTTCCCCGGCGGTACTGGCACCAGGAGCAGGCCCTTCGAGATCGACAACACCGACCGGCTGCTCTCCGGCATCGACGGCGTCGGCCACTACCCGGGGCTGATCGGGGTGAAGAACGGCTACACCACCAACGCCGGGAACACCCTGGTCGTGGCCGCCCGGCGGGGCGGCCGGACGATCCTGGTGACCGTGATGAACCCGCAGAGCGGCGCCTACAACGCGGTCTACACCGAGGCCAGGGAGCTGCTCGACTGGGGCTTCACCGCGGACGGCCGGGTGCGCCCGGTCGGCTCGCTGAACCCGGTGGTCGCGGTGGCCGGGACGCACCGGGTGACCGCCGCCGCCAAGCGCCCGGCGGCCACCGTCGGGGCGCTGACCGCGTCCGACGCGGGCAACGCCCCGGGAGCCCTCAGCTGGTCGGTGGCCTGCGGGGCGATCGGACTGGCCGTCGCCGGCGGCGCGGTGCTGCTGCTGCGCCGACGCCGCCGGGCGGGCTGA
- a CDS encoding response regulator transcription factor, translating to MAERHGRVLVVDDDAAIRRSLERGLRLSGFAVTLAEGGLQALAAHEQAPPDVLVLDVSMPDLPGTEVCRRLRAAGDETPVLMLSALDQLDDRLAGLQAGADDYLVKPFALQELVLRLHALLRRRPPRTGEPLRVDGLTVDPRTREVSYQGQPVELTRREYELLEVLTRNAGIVLSRDQLLERVWGYDFDVRTDVVDTFVSYLRRKLEAGGRPRLVRTVRGVGFVLRGGGPR from the coding sequence ATGGCGGAGCGGCACGGCAGGGTACTGGTGGTCGACGACGACGCGGCGATCCGGCGGTCGCTGGAGCGCGGGCTGCGCCTCAGCGGCTTCGCGGTGACCCTCGCCGAGGGCGGGCTGCAGGCGCTCGCCGCGCACGAGCAGGCGCCGCCGGACGTGCTGGTGCTCGACGTCTCCATGCCCGACCTGCCCGGGACCGAGGTCTGCCGACGGCTCCGGGCCGCCGGGGACGAGACCCCGGTGCTGATGCTGTCCGCGCTCGACCAGCTCGACGACCGGCTGGCCGGGCTACAGGCCGGGGCCGACGACTACCTGGTCAAGCCGTTCGCGTTGCAGGAGCTGGTGCTGCGGCTGCACGCGCTGCTGCGGCGCAGGCCGCCGCGGACCGGCGAGCCGCTGCGGGTCGACGGGCTGACCGTGGACCCGCGGACCCGCGAGGTCAGCTACCAGGGGCAGCCGGTGGAGCTCACCCGCCGCGAGTACGAGCTGCTGGAGGTGCTCACCCGGAACGCCGGGATCGTGCTCAGCCGCGACCAGCTGCTGGAACGGGTCTGGGGCTACGACTTCGACGTCCGCACCGACGTGGTCGACACCTTCGTCAGCTATCTGCGCCGCAAGCTGGAGGCGGGCGGACGGCCGCGGCTGGTGCGGACCGTGCGCGGGGTCGGCTTCGTGCTGCGCGGCGGCGGTCCCCGATGA